The segment TTACCTTCTTTCTTCCTCCCAGCCCTGAAATCAGCGTCACAGATGTCTGAATGCCGCAGCGCTTCAATTTCTGTCCGGCTTCCTTGAGCTCACGGGCCGTTACTCCTTTGTTGATTTCCCTTAAGATTTCATCATCTCCGGACTCGGCTCCCACATACACAATGCCAAGCCCCGCCTCCTTCAGCTGCCTTAACTCCTCCTCAGACTTTCTGAGGATATCCTGCGCTGTGCCGTAGGATGCCACTCTCACGCAGTTGGGGAACAGCTCTCTCACTGCATCTAAAATGGCAAGGAGCTTCTCAGTCTGAAGCACCAGCGCATCGCCGTCTGCCAGAAATACCTTCTGCACATACGCTCCGTAGCCGTCATGGGCCTCTCTCAGATCCTCCATAATCTCATCCATGCTTCTGACACGGAAATCCTTTGCCTTGTACATGTTGCAGAAGGTGCACGTATTGTGGGCACATCCGATGGTTACCTGCACAATCAGGCTTCTCGCCTCGCTGGGCGGACGGTAAACAATTCCCTCGTATTTCATTTTTCTGTTCTCCTTTAATCTATTTTCCAGTTCTGTCTGACCTTGGGTTCTCAGACCTTTACTGCTTAGTCTCTCCCGCGGGACCGGAGGCGTCATCTTTCTCTGGCGCCCCAGACTGGGGTTCTGGTTCCTCAGCTGCCTGCGCACCGGATATCTCCCCCTCTTCGCCTCCGGCCAGACTGCTGTCCTTCTCTTCCCTGTACTGATACGGGAAATCTGATCCGGCTTTCAGGCTGAGGGAATTATTGTCCCGGCCTACATCCTTTAAAATGGCCTGCATCTGATCATACCATGCGCTCGTACCCAGGTACCTCTCCCAGTAGAAATACATCTGGTTTTCCTTCACGCCTCTCCTGTTTACGGGAGTCCCCGCGCAGTAGGCGCTGTTGAGCTGGCCGTACAGCTTGGCCATATGGAACTTTCTGTCATTGGGAATCCCTGAGAGCTGGCCGTAAACCTGACTTTGGATGGTTTCCACCAGAAAGTCCTCGCTGTACTGCTTAAAATTGAGCAGGTTCTCATCCGTAATCCCGTGATCCCTGGCCCAGCTCTCCACATCGATCCGGCAGGTTCGATAGTCAAAGCTCCCGTCCTCCTGCCATCTCAGCTCCCCGTACTGGCAGGGAGGAATAGCCATAGAATCTGACACAATCTCATAGATTCCGTAAAGCGGTTCTGTCTGAGACGGGCCGCCGTTTAT is part of the Clostridium sp. M62/1 genome and harbors:
- a CDS encoding B12-binding domain-containing radical SAM protein, which produces MKYEGIVYRPPSEARSLIVQVTIGCAHNTCTFCNMYKAKDFRVRSMDEIMEDLREAHDGYGAYVQKVFLADGDALVLQTEKLLAILDAVRELFPNCVRVASYGTAQDILRKSEEELRQLKEAGLGIVYVGAESGDDEILREINKGVTARELKEAGQKLKRCGIQTSVTLISGLGGRKKVKEHALACAELITAMNPEYASFLTLRLYEGTPMYEDVVEGRFERITADEIVDEMKIFLENVDSPGTVFRTNHASNYVVLAGTLNEDIPSMLTQLDEAKRNHHYRRFRETGDL